The Cucumis melo cultivar AY chromosome 9, USDA_Cmelo_AY_1.0, whole genome shotgun sequence genome includes the window TCCTTTTGACCAAAAGTAAACTCGACCCTTTTCTTTCTGTCTATTTCTACATATCTCTTCATATAGGATACGGTTGTTTCATTTGCTGTACTACAGAAGTTGTATCAGGAAAATTCAATCACCAACTTTCTTCTAACTTCTTTCCCTTATTTTTTATATTCCATTTCCACTTTTCCCTCCTTTACATTTTGCAAAAAATCACTCATAAATGACTAAAGCAAACAGCTTGCTTCTTTTTTCTAAAGCTTCCCTCTCCTTCTCATCATGCTCACCACAAAACATATTTTTCTAAATCTTCACTACTACCTTTAACTTTTatccttcttcctttctgttGCAATGTTTCTCAGCTCTTTGTTGAATTTTCCacagaagaaaagaaatattttgGTTCTTAATCCAATGGAAAGAAACTTCtttcagttttctcttccttctcttGCTTTTCCAGTGATCTTTATCTTATTTGCTGCTTTGGCTTCTTCAGCAGAACAAGAGGGTGCGACTTCAATAAAAACTGATGTTGCAGCTCTTCTTAAGTTCAAGAATTTGATTGACAAGGACCCCAATGGAGTGTTGTCCAATTGGAAGCTTGAAAACAATCCATGTTCATGGTATGGAGTTTCATGTCAATCTAAACGAGTGATTGCTCTTGATTTGAGTGGCTGTAGTCTTACAGGGAATGTTTATTTTGATCCTCTGTCTTCTATGGATAAGTTGTTGGCTTTGAATTTATCTACAAATTCTTTCACTATAAACTCAACTACTTTGCTTCAGCTTCCTTATAATTTGCAACAACTTGAGCTTTCTCTTGCCAAAGTTGTAGGTAGTGTGCCTGAGAATCTTTTCTCAAAGTGTCCAAACCTTGTGTTTGTGGATCTTTCATTCAACAATTTGACAAGCTATCTGCCTGAAAATCTTCTTTTGAATGCTAATAAGCTTCAAGATCTTGATATCTCTTACAATAATCTAACTGGGTTGATCTCAGGATTGAGAATTGATGAGAATTCTTGCAACTCTTTGTTGCGGGTTGATCTTTCAGCAAATCGAatcatcggttcgattccgagTTCCATTTCAAACTGCACGAATCTGCAGACACTTGGTTTGGCTGACAATTTACTCAGCGGGGAAATCCCAAGATCTTTAGGGGAACTCAGTAGTTTACAAAGGGTTGATATATCTCGTAATCAGCTCACAGGTTGGCTCCCTTCTGATTGGAGAAATGCTTGCAATTCACTTCAAGAACTAAAGCTTTGTTACAACAACATATCTGGTGTAATTCCTGCTTCCTTCTCTGCTTGCTCTTGGCTTCAAATTATGGATCTTTCAAACAACAACATATCTGGTCCTTTACCAGATTCCATCTTCAAGAATCTTGTCTCTTTACAAAGCTTGTTATTGAGTAATAACAAAATCTCTGGACCATTGCCTTCATCCATATCTCACTGCAAGAAACTTCAGCTTGTAGACTTAAGTTCCAATAGAATTTCTGGTTTGATTCCACCAGGTATATGCCCAGGTGCTGAGTCACTTCAAGAACTGAAAATGCCAGACAATCTCATCATAGGAGGAATCCCACCTGAACTCTCACTATGTACACAGTTAAAGACAATTGATTTTAGTTTAAACTATCTGAACGGGTCAATACCTGCAGAGCTTGGAAGGCTTCAGAATCTTGAACAGCTGATAGCATGGTTTAATAGCTTAGAAGGGAAAATCCCACCAGAATTGGGGAAGTGTAGAAGCTTGAAAGATGTTATACTAAATAACAATCGTTTAAGTGGGGAAATTCCCACTGAATTGTTCGATTGTAGCAACCTTGAATGGATTTCGCTCACGAGTAATGAACTCACCGGCGAAGTCCCAAAAGAGTTTGGTCTTTTGTCAAGGTTGGCTGTTCTGCAACTTGGGAACAATAGCTTAAGTGGTCAGATACCAGGGGAGTTGGCAAACTGCAGCACTTTGGTTTGGTTGGATTTGAACAGCAACAAGCTTACAGGAGAAATTCCACCTAGACTCGGGAGGCAGCTTGGAGCCAAATCCTTGAATGGGATTCTTTCTGGAAACACTCTAGTGTTCGTTCGAAATGTAGGGAATTCGTGTAAAGGAGTTGGGGGCTTGTTAGAGTTTTCTGGAATCAGACCTGAAAGACTACAGCAGGAACCAACATTAAAGACCTGTGATTTCACTAGATTGTACTCCGGTCCAGTCCTCAGTTTGTTTACGAAGTACCAAACTTTGGAGTATTTGGATCTTTCTTACAATGAGCTTCGTGGGAGAATACCAGAAGAGTTTGGAGATATGGTTGCTTTGCAGGTTCTCGAATTGTCACATAACCAACTTTCTGGGGAGATTCCGGAATCCTTTGGCCGCTTAAAGAACTTAGGAGTGTTTGATGCCTCACATAATAGACTGCAGGGTCACATTCCAGATTCATTCTCAAActtatcattcttagtgcaaaTTGATCTATCTTACAATGAACTAACCGGGAGAATTCCATCAAGGGGACAACTTAGTACACTGCCGGCAAGTCAGTATGCAAACAATCCAGGACTTTGTGGAGTTCCTTTGCCTGAATGCCAGAGTGATGACCAGCAGACAAGTCCTAATGGAGATGCTAGCAAAGGAAGAACAAAGCCAGAAGTCGGGTCATGGGTTAACAGTATTGTTTTAGGTGTTCTAATTTCCATTGCCTGTGTCTGCATTTTGATTGTATGGGCCATTGCCATGCGT containing:
- the LOC103504202 gene encoding serine/threonine-protein kinase BRI1-like 2 isoform X2 — translated: MECCPIGSLKTIHVHGLRIDENSCNSLLRVDLSANRIIGSIPSSISNCTNLQTLGLADNLLSGEIPRSLGELSSLQRVDISRNQLTGWLPSDWRNACNSLQELKLCYNNISGVIPASFSACSWLQIMDLSNNNISGPLPDSIFKNLVSLQSLLLSNNKISGPLPSSISHCKKLQLVDLSSNRISGLIPPGICPGAESLQELKMPDNLIIGGIPPELSLCTQLKTIDFSLNYLNGSIPAELGRLQNLEQLIAWFNSLEGKIPPELGKCRSLKDVILNNNRLSGEIPTELFDCSNLEWISLTSNELTGEVPKEFGLLSRLAVLQLGNNSLSGQIPGELANCSTLVWLDLNSNKLTGEIPPRLGRQLGAKSLNGILSGNTLVFVRNVGNSCKGVGGLLEFSGIRPERLQQEPTLKTCDFTRLYSGPVLSLFTKYQTLEYLDLSYNELRGRIPEEFGDMVALQVLELSHNQLSGEIPESFGRLKNLGVFDASHNRLQGHIPDSFSNLSFLVQIDLSYNELTGRIPSRGQLSTLPASQYANNPGLCGVPLPECQSDDQQTSPNGDASKGRTKPEVGSWVNSIVLGVLISIACVCILIVWAIAMRARRKEAEEVKMLNSLQAIHAPTTWKIDKEKEPLSINVATFQRQLRKLKFSQLIEATNGFSAESLIGSGGFGEVFKATLKDGSSVAIKKLIRLSCQGDREFMAEMETLGKIKHGNLVPLLGYCKIGEERLLVYEFMEFGSLEEMLHGRAKMQDRRILTWDERKKIARGAAKGLCFLHHNCIPHIIHRDMKSSNVLLDHDLEARVSDFGMARLISALDTHLSVSTLAGTPGYVPPEYYQSFRCTAKGDVYSFGVVLLELLTGKRPTDKEDFGDTNLVGWVKMKVNDGKQMEVIDPELLSVTKTSDESEAEEVKEMVRYLEITLRCVEEFPSKRPNMLQVVTMLRELMPGSTNGSSNSA
- the LOC103504202 gene encoding serine/threonine-protein kinase BRI1-like 2 isoform X1; translated protein: MFLSSLLNFPQKKRNILVLNPMERNFFQFSLPSLAFPVIFILFAALASSAEQEGATSIKTDVAALLKFKNLIDKDPNGVLSNWKLENNPCSWYGVSCQSKRVIALDLSGCSLTGNVYFDPLSSMDKLLALNLSTNSFTINSTTLLQLPYNLQQLELSLAKVVGSVPENLFSKCPNLVFVDLSFNNLTSYLPENLLLNANKLQDLDISYNNLTGLISGLRIDENSCNSLLRVDLSANRIIGSIPSSISNCTNLQTLGLADNLLSGEIPRSLGELSSLQRVDISRNQLTGWLPSDWRNACNSLQELKLCYNNISGVIPASFSACSWLQIMDLSNNNISGPLPDSIFKNLVSLQSLLLSNNKISGPLPSSISHCKKLQLVDLSSNRISGLIPPGICPGAESLQELKMPDNLIIGGIPPELSLCTQLKTIDFSLNYLNGSIPAELGRLQNLEQLIAWFNSLEGKIPPELGKCRSLKDVILNNNRLSGEIPTELFDCSNLEWISLTSNELTGEVPKEFGLLSRLAVLQLGNNSLSGQIPGELANCSTLVWLDLNSNKLTGEIPPRLGRQLGAKSLNGILSGNTLVFVRNVGNSCKGVGGLLEFSGIRPERLQQEPTLKTCDFTRLYSGPVLSLFTKYQTLEYLDLSYNELRGRIPEEFGDMVALQVLELSHNQLSGEIPESFGRLKNLGVFDASHNRLQGHIPDSFSNLSFLVQIDLSYNELTGRIPSRGQLSTLPASQYANNPGLCGVPLPECQSDDQQTSPNGDASKGRTKPEVGSWVNSIVLGVLISIACVCILIVWAIAMRARRKEAEEVKMLNSLQAIHAPTTWKIDKEKEPLSINVATFQRQLRKLKFSQLIEATNGFSAESLIGSGGFGEVFKATLKDGSSVAIKKLIRLSCQGDREFMAEMETLGKIKHGNLVPLLGYCKIGEERLLVYEFMEFGSLEEMLHGRAKMQDRRILTWDERKKIARGAAKGLCFLHHNCIPHIIHRDMKSSNVLLDHDLEARVSDFGMARLISALDTHLSVSTLAGTPGYVPPEYYQSFRCTAKGDVYSFGVVLLELLTGKRPTDKEDFGDTNLVGWVKMKVNDGKQMEVIDPELLSVTKTSDESEAEEVKEMVRYLEITLRCVEEFPSKRPNMLQVVTMLRELMPGSTNGSSNSA